In Cytobacillus oceanisediminis, the following proteins share a genomic window:
- a CDS encoding YvrJ family protein: MEQMVTLISELGFPIVVTFFLLNRIEAKLDVVVSSIQGLPDRLKE, from the coding sequence ATGGAACAGATGGTTACATTGATCAGCGAACTCGGCTTCCCGATCGTTGTCACGTTTTTTCTGCTGAACCGGATCGAAGCGAAGCTTGATGTTGTGGTGTCTTCCATTCAGGGATTGCCGGATCGATTGAAGGAATAG
- a CDS encoding ABC transporter permease, producing the protein MEAEVKMSSETTISTVQRRKPWVRWIKLLLQSKTGTVGFFIVSLVIFVAIFADILAPHDPASNNLGDMLKPPVWLDGGSQNYILGTDNLGRDILSRIIYGSRVSLLVGVFSVILAGFIGIIVGLIAGYYGGVIDNLLMRIVDSFLAIPSILFILVVLAVFDPSILVLIIVIGLTNWVTYARVVRGEVLSIKEREFVKASKSIGTNSLTIMLQHILPNILSSFIVISTLSVATTIVLEASLSFLGLGIQPPDVSWGGMLTDGRNYLATNWWLATFPGIAITVTVLGIIFLGDWLRDVLDPRTQVKK; encoded by the coding sequence ATGGAAGCAGAAGTAAAAATGAGTTCCGAAACTACCATAAGCACCGTCCAGAGAAGAAAACCATGGGTAAGATGGATAAAGCTGCTGCTTCAAAGCAAAACAGGAACTGTGGGGTTCTTCATTGTTTCTTTAGTTATATTTGTTGCTATATTCGCTGACATTTTGGCTCCGCATGATCCAGCATCGAATAATTTGGGTGATATGCTAAAGCCCCCTGTGTGGCTGGATGGCGGTTCACAAAATTATATTCTAGGAACAGATAATTTAGGGAGAGATATATTGAGCCGTATTATTTATGGCTCGCGTGTTTCCTTGCTTGTTGGGGTTTTTTCTGTTATTTTAGCCGGTTTCATAGGCATAATAGTAGGATTAATAGCAGGCTATTATGGTGGAGTTATAGATAACTTATTAATGAGAATTGTAGATTCATTCTTGGCGATTCCCAGCATTCTTTTTATCCTTGTCGTTCTTGCCGTCTTTGATCCTAGTATTTTGGTTCTGATTATTGTAATTGGATTAACTAATTGGGTTACATATGCAAGAGTTGTCAGGGGAGAGGTCTTAAGTATTAAAGAAAGGGAGTTTGTGAAGGCTTCAAAATCAATAGGTACAAATAGTTTAACCATTATGCTGCAGCATATCCTTCCTAACATCCTTTCTTCATTTATTGTGATATCAACATTAAGCGTTGCTACGACTATAGTTTTAGAAGCATCGCTAAGTTTTCTTGGATTAGGGATTCAGCCTCCAGATGTTTCCTGGGGCGGAATGTTAACAGATGGAAGAAACTATCTAGCAACTAATTGGTGGCTTGCTACCTTTCCTGGCATTGCCATAACAGTTACAGTTCTCGGGATTATCTTTTTGGGGGACTGGCTGAGAGATGTACTTGATCCACGAACACAGGTGAAAAAATAG
- a CDS encoding sigma-70 family RNA polymerase sigma factor translates to MESFEQLAAQYEPMIHKIIHSLNIYKNKEEFYQLGLITLWQAWQNHDAEKGTLLSYAYSMIKGKIMHELTTQHKQSQQYSYPNDEFWELIEDPSPFPSTDLAHELLKKCGLLSANQMKWLQYTLYDQLSVKEIAEKEQVTPSAVKNWRQGAREKLKNIMKNNRFLED, encoded by the coding sequence ATGGAGAGTTTTGAACAGTTAGCAGCACAATATGAGCCGATGATTCATAAAATCATACATAGCCTGAACATCTATAAAAACAAAGAGGAATTCTACCAGCTGGGATTAATTACACTATGGCAGGCATGGCAAAATCATGACGCTGAAAAAGGAACCCTGCTTTCCTATGCCTACAGTATGATAAAAGGAAAAATCATGCACGAATTAACAACACAACATAAACAAAGCCAACAATATTCCTATCCGAATGATGAATTCTGGGAACTTATTGAAGACCCCTCACCCTTCCCTTCCACAGATCTTGCACATGAGCTGCTAAAAAAATGCGGGCTATTATCTGCCAATCAAATGAAATGGCTGCAATATACTTTATATGATCAGCTGTCTGTTAAGGAAATAGCTGAAAAAGAACAAGTCACCCCGTCAGCAGTTAAAAACTGGCGGCAGGGTGCCCGTGAGAAGCTGAAAAATATAATGAAAAATAATCGCTTTTTAGAAGATTAA
- a CDS encoding ABC transporter ATP-binding protein, whose translation MNSILDENSVNQECLLKIEGLKKYYETSSDFFGRKKNYVKAVDDISLYVNKGETLGIVGESGCGKSTTGTTILRMQEPTEGKIYFEGTELTSLNHNEMQKIRKDIQMVFQDPYSSLNPRMRVFDIIAEPLRTHKAAKGKELENIVFDLMETVGLDRSFSKRYPHEFSGGQRQRIGIARALALKPKLIVCDEPVSALDVSIQAQILNLLIDLQRKFNLTYVFIAHGIPAVKYISDRIAVMYMGEVVEMALKEDLFNETMHPYTKGLISAVPVPDPTLRDRKDKVYIHGDELPEQVEDATGCKFYSRCPFKQQLCKVERPKLKQVRHDHFVSCHFPLQ comes from the coding sequence ATGAATAGCATACTAGATGAAAATAGTGTTAATCAGGAGTGCTTATTAAAAATTGAAGGGCTGAAAAAGTATTATGAAACTTCTTCTGATTTTTTTGGCAGAAAAAAGAATTACGTAAAAGCGGTTGATGATATTAGCCTATATGTCAATAAGGGCGAGACATTAGGCATAGTTGGGGAATCGGGCTGCGGCAAATCTACAACTGGCACTACTATCTTAAGAATGCAGGAGCCCACTGAAGGAAAAATTTATTTCGAAGGAACAGAATTAACATCGCTGAATCACAATGAGATGCAAAAAATTAGAAAAGACATACAAATGGTCTTCCAAGATCCATATTCATCATTAAATCCAAGGATGAGAGTCTTTGATATTATCGCTGAGCCCCTTAGAACCCATAAAGCTGCTAAAGGGAAAGAGCTTGAAAACATAGTTTTTGACCTTATGGAAACTGTAGGCTTAGATCGCTCCTTCTCCAAAAGGTATCCACATGAATTTAGTGGAGGACAGCGGCAGCGTATCGGTATTGCTAGAGCCCTTGCTTTAAAACCAAAATTAATTGTTTGTGATGAGCCGGTATCTGCACTTGACGTTTCGATTCAGGCGCAAATATTGAATCTGTTAATAGATTTACAGAGGAAATTCAATCTAACGTACGTATTTATTGCGCATGGAATTCCTGCTGTTAAATATATTAGCGACCGCATTGCGGTCATGTATATGGGTGAAGTTGTGGAAATGGCTTTAAAAGAAGATTTATTTAATGAGACCATGCATCCATATACAAAAGGATTAATTTCTGCTGTTCCGGTACCAGATCCAACATTAAGGGACAGAAAGGACAAAGTATATATTCACGGCGACGAACTTCCAGAACAGGTGGAGGATGCAACTGGATGTAAATTTTACTCACGATGCCCATTCAAGCAGCAATTATGTAAAGTCGAAAGACCAAAATTAAAACAAGTAAGACATGATCATTTTGTTTCCTGTCATTTTCCCTTACAGTAA
- a CDS encoding DUF2922 domain-containing protein, protein MAKSLEMTFLSELGKPTKLSVDNPIEPIDPAAVKAAMEQIIAANAFDGNGGDLVSAESARLVERNVTDYELM, encoded by the coding sequence ATGGCTAAATCATTAGAAATGACTTTTCTGTCAGAACTGGGCAAGCCAACGAAACTATCTGTTGATAACCCAATCGAACCGATTGATCCTGCAGCTGTGAAAGCAGCCATGGAACAAATCATTGCTGCCAATGCTTTTGACGGCAATGGCGGTGATTTGGTTTCAGCGGAAAGCGCCAGATTGGTTGAGCGTAATGTAACTGATTATGAATTAATGTAA
- a CDS encoding flavodoxin, whose translation MKIGVFYASMSGNTEAIADIISGELKDQNHDVDLEDFMSVQSASELLNYDLTFIGMYTWGDGDYPDECLDIIEEIEQLDLENHPFAIFGSGDTSYPEFCGAIDQLQRLIEEQGGTVVGNPLRIEFNPEPEDEEEIKKFVSEALMLKETC comes from the coding sequence ATGAAAATTGGCGTATTTTATGCAAGTATGTCGGGAAACACAGAAGCGATTGCGGACATAATCTCGGGAGAGCTGAAGGATCAAAACCATGATGTGGATTTAGAAGATTTTATGAGTGTTCAAAGTGCTTCTGAACTACTAAATTATGATCTTACTTTTATTGGAATGTATACCTGGGGAGACGGGGATTATCCGGATGAATGTCTGGATATAATTGAAGAAATCGAACAGCTGGATCTCGAAAACCATCCCTTTGCCATCTTTGGATCAGGAGATACCTCTTATCCTGAATTTTGCGGCGCCATTGATCAGCTTCAAAGACTTATAGAAGAACAGGGGGGAACAGTTGTCGGGAATCCCTTGAGAATAGAGTTCAACCCGGAACCGGAAGACGAAGAGGAAATAAAAAAGTTTGTTTCTGAAGCTTTGATGTTAAAGGAAACCTGCTGA
- a CDS encoding ABC transporter ATP-binding protein codes for MGETDTLLEVKDLKTHFFTEDGVIPSVNGVSFTVKKGETIGIVGESGCGKSVTSLSILQLVSKPGRIVGGQILLNGTDLTKNSNKQMRKIRGNKISMIFQEPLTSLNPVFTIGSQISESIRLHQKIDRRKAKELAIDMLSKVGISNGDNLYNSFPHQLSGGMRQRVMIAMALSCRPQLLIADEPTTALDVTIQAQILKLMKKLKEEYNTSIIMITHDLGVVAEMADRVIVMYAGQIVEQNNVFELFKNPKHPYTQGLLNSTPKIHQLKDQLESIEGNVPTPSNLPKGCKFHPRCPFSMEKCSQQDPPLLQVNSESSVRCWLHEGKEVIGL; via the coding sequence TTGGGTGAAACTGATACGTTATTAGAAGTGAAGGATTTGAAAACGCACTTTTTTACAGAGGACGGTGTAATCCCCTCGGTAAATGGAGTTTCTTTTACCGTAAAGAAAGGGGAAACGATTGGCATAGTTGGTGAATCTGGGTGCGGAAAAAGTGTTACTTCACTTTCAATTCTTCAATTGGTAAGTAAGCCAGGGAGAATTGTAGGAGGACAAATATTATTAAATGGAACTGACTTAACGAAAAATTCAAATAAACAAATGAGGAAAATCAGAGGAAATAAAATATCGATGATTTTTCAAGAACCTCTGACATCCCTAAACCCTGTCTTTACGATTGGCAGTCAAATATCAGAATCAATTAGACTTCATCAAAAGATTGATAGAAGAAAAGCGAAAGAACTGGCAATTGATATGCTCTCAAAGGTGGGTATATCAAATGGAGATAATTTATACAACTCTTTTCCTCATCAATTAAGTGGGGGAATGAGACAGAGGGTAATGATTGCAATGGCTTTATCGTGCAGACCTCAATTATTGATTGCCGATGAACCTACTACTGCTTTAGATGTTACGATTCAGGCACAAATACTTAAACTCATGAAAAAACTAAAGGAAGAATATAATACCTCTATAATAATGATCACTCATGATTTAGGAGTAGTGGCAGAAATGGCAGATCGTGTGATTGTTATGTACGCTGGGCAAATTGTAGAACAAAACAATGTATTTGAACTTTTCAAAAACCCAAAACACCCATATACGCAGGGTCTTTTAAACAGTACCCCAAAAATTCATCAGTTAAAGGACCAATTAGAATCAATCGAAGGGAACGTTCCCACTCCATCCAACTTGCCAAAAGGCTGTAAATTCCATCCAAGATGTCCGTTTTCAATGGAAAAGTGCAGTCAGCAAGATCCACCTTTACTTCAAGTGAATTCAGAATCTTCAGTGAGATGCTGGCTTCATGAAGGTAAAGAGGTGATAGGGCTATGA
- a CDS encoding TIGR02206 family membrane protein, which translates to MEWFGKSHKSFNFEMFSASHLVTLAIFFFVSSAIFLYRKKLNDDGWRGFEVGSAISLILVEILNHVWMLVNGVWKFGRSMPLELCNIGLILCILLLITRKKIIFELLFFIAILGATQALLTPALTYDFPHFRFFHFFYAHMMVVWVALYFLWAKNYYPSFRSVIKLIVFINLLLPAILLINNQTKGNYWFLRHKPKTPSFFDVLGDYPWYIFTLESLLIILSLITWFILRKWEKSHKERSHF; encoded by the coding sequence ATGGAGTGGTTTGGCAAAAGTCATAAGTCTTTCAATTTTGAGATGTTTTCAGCCAGTCATCTTGTTACATTGGCAATCTTTTTTTTTGTATCATCTGCCATTTTTCTATACCGGAAAAAGCTGAATGATGATGGATGGAGAGGGTTTGAAGTTGGATCAGCCATTTCCTTAATATTGGTCGAGATATTGAATCACGTTTGGATGTTAGTGAATGGAGTCTGGAAATTTGGCCGGTCCATGCCATTGGAATTGTGTAATATCGGACTTATATTATGTATCCTTTTACTCATAACCAGAAAAAAAATTATTTTTGAACTATTATTTTTTATTGCGATATTGGGAGCTACTCAAGCTTTACTTACTCCAGCGTTAACATACGATTTTCCTCACTTTCGCTTTTTTCACTTTTTCTATGCACATATGATGGTTGTATGGGTAGCCTTATATTTTTTGTGGGCTAAAAATTATTATCCATCATTCCGATCGGTCATAAAGCTAATTGTTTTTATCAATCTGCTTTTGCCGGCGATCCTTCTGATTAACAATCAAACGAAGGGAAATTATTGGTTTTTGCGTCATAAACCTAAAACCCCAAGTTTCTTTGACGTATTAGGTGACTATCCATGGTATATCTTCACTTTGGAGAGCTTACTGATTATCCTTAGCTTAATCACATGGTTTATCTTGCGAAAATGGGAGAAAAGCCATAAAGAACGTTCTCATTTTTAA
- a CDS encoding DUF1659 domain-containing protein, with protein MAQAIITDSKLRLVFETGLNEQGKPIHKSKTYSGVKQSATADQLFTVGQAISGLSSYPLAGINRNDSFEILG; from the coding sequence ATGGCACAAGCAATTATCACTGATTCCAAACTTCGCCTGGTGTTTGAAACAGGCCTTAACGAGCAGGGCAAGCCTATCCACAAATCCAAAACCTACAGCGGCGTAAAACAATCGGCAACAGCAGACCAGCTTTTCACAGTGGGACAAGCGATCTCTGGACTAAGCAGCTATCCGCTGGCTGGAATTAATAGAAATGACAGCTTCGAAATTCTGGGCTAA
- a CDS encoding flavodoxin, with amino-acid sequence MKAFIGYLSMSGNTEDMASILKKVLVSKGCEVDMESLDLTEIHSIHAYDCIFIGAYTWGDGDLPYEAEDFFEELNDHDLTGIHAVCFGSGDHAYPKFCAAVDTLAEKLNERGANVFQQRLKIELNPETDEQILECQQFAESAYEWVMKNREMEHV; translated from the coding sequence ATGAAGGCTTTCATTGGGTATTTAAGTATGTCAGGAAACACGGAAGATATGGCTTCCATTCTGAAAAAAGTTCTTGTATCTAAAGGATGTGAAGTGGATATGGAAAGCCTGGATTTGACAGAAATTCATAGTATCCATGCCTATGACTGTATTTTCATTGGTGCTTATACATGGGGGGATGGCGATCTTCCTTATGAAGCCGAGGATTTTTTTGAAGAATTGAATGATCACGATTTAACAGGAATACATGCTGTGTGCTTTGGTTCTGGTGATCATGCTTATCCAAAATTTTGTGCAGCAGTGGATACGCTTGCTGAAAAATTGAATGAAAGAGGAGCCAATGTTTTTCAGCAAAGGTTAAAAATAGAACTCAACCCTGAAACAGATGAGCAAATTCTTGAGTGTCAGCAATTTGCCGAATCCGCCTATGAATGGGTAATGAAAAATAGGGAGATGGAACATGTTTGA
- a CDS encoding NAD(P)/FAD-dependent oxidoreductase: MKIAVIGSGIVGSSAAYYLSREGAEVVIIDKAHQGQATAAGAGIICPWISRVDHKDWYTIAKRGALYYPSLIANLKQDGEENFGYGMVGALAVSSSSDELDAIEQNVRQKKAETPEVGEITRLTAAQARELYPPLREDLQAVHVTGAARLDGRLLRDAMLNGAKKHGAVLLEGEGDLVFHNNKVTGVKVNGDVIAADAVIVTAGAWAKDLLAPLGINLKIEPQRGQIAHLEMDSMDTSSWPVVLPQSTHYLVAFDHSKVVVGATRETGSGFDYRLTAAGVKEVLDEALTVAPGLAGSTLKEVRIGFRPAGPDILPLLGTVPAAEGLVIATGLGASGLTMGPYVGTLAADLALKREMEIDLSPYDPLRKGLEAGIK, translated from the coding sequence ATGAAAATAGCAGTCATAGGCTCAGGAATTGTCGGTTCAAGTGCAGCCTATTACCTCTCAAGGGAAGGTGCAGAGGTAGTCATTATTGATAAGGCACATCAGGGACAGGCAACTGCAGCAGGCGCAGGAATCATTTGCCCGTGGATTTCCAGAGTAGATCACAAAGACTGGTACACCATTGCAAAAAGAGGCGCTCTTTACTATCCATCTTTAATAGCAAATCTTAAACAAGATGGTGAGGAGAATTTTGGATATGGAATGGTAGGAGCTCTGGCAGTCAGCAGCAGTTCGGATGAACTGGATGCGATCGAGCAAAATGTCCGGCAAAAAAAAGCTGAAACCCCTGAGGTTGGGGAGATTACGAGATTAACAGCAGCGCAAGCCAGGGAACTTTATCCGCCGCTCCGGGAGGATCTGCAGGCTGTCCATGTTACGGGTGCAGCCAGATTGGATGGCAGGCTGTTAAGGGACGCCATGCTAAATGGTGCAAAAAAACATGGTGCTGTATTACTTGAAGGTGAAGGTGACCTTGTATTTCATAATAATAAGGTTACAGGAGTAAAAGTGAACGGGGATGTCATTGCTGCCGATGCAGTAATCGTTACTGCCGGTGCATGGGCTAAGGACTTACTTGCACCGTTAGGCATTAATCTTAAAATCGAGCCTCAGCGCGGGCAAATTGCCCATCTGGAAATGGACAGTATGGACACCTCCAGCTGGCCGGTTGTCCTTCCTCAAAGCACTCATTACTTAGTGGCTTTCGACCATTCCAAAGTGGTGGTTGGAGCTACCAGGGAAACGGGATCCGGGTTTGATTATAGACTAACGGCGGCAGGTGTGAAAGAAGTGCTGGATGAAGCATTAACGGTGGCACCAGGATTAGCTGGAAGCACGCTAAAAGAAGTAAGAATTGGCTTCCGTCCGGCTGGTCCTGATATTTTGCCGCTGCTGGGTACGGTTCCAGCTGCAGAGGGGCTGGTTATCGCAACAGGATTAGGGGCTTCAGGGCTTACGATGGGACCTTACGTGGGCACTCTGGCTGCAGATCTTGCTTTGAAAAGGGAGATGGAAATAGATCTGTCACCTTATGATCCATTAAGAAAAGGCTTGGAAGCAGGAATAAAGTGA
- a CDS encoding MarR family winged helix-turn-helix transcriptional regulator: MTSNSELQNLDLIDLISERHSLIRKIAEKAWNDQSDIYISNSEWYIMARIYKKRPTISYVTRNVEISRQAIHKFIKNLAAKGLVEVHNVENNKKEKCIELTALGEECYEKNEALKARLEHKIAEKIGVEQVNNLKNILKLDWGIEE; encoded by the coding sequence TTGACTTCAAACTCTGAGTTACAGAATTTAGATCTGATCGATTTAATCAGCGAGCGGCATAGTCTAATCCGAAAGATAGCTGAGAAAGCATGGAATGATCAGAGCGATATATATATTTCAAATTCTGAATGGTATATTATGGCCCGGATCTACAAAAAAAGGCCAACCATTTCGTATGTGACAAGGAATGTTGAGATTTCCAGACAGGCGATACATAAGTTTATAAAGAATCTTGCTGCAAAAGGCCTGGTGGAAGTTCACAATGTCGAGAATAACAAGAAAGAGAAATGTATTGAGCTAACCGCTTTAGGTGAAGAATGCTATGAGAAAAATGAAGCTCTTAAGGCTCGTCTTGAGCATAAAATTGCGGAAAAAATAGGAGTTGAGCAAGTAAATAACTTAAAGAATATTTTAAAACTCGATTGGGGAATAGAAGAATAA
- a CDS encoding ABC transporter substrate-binding protein: MKKTLNYLIVLLLISAIVVSGCSSNTESTGGNTNGKEGSEKTSLVIAQSADITTLDPQNSLSTNGDRVFRNMFSRLFNRDSKMEIQPELVEKYENIDDVTWQFNLKEGVTFHNGDPLTAEDVKFSLERVMNDESLKEYPYFTQIKEVNSIDELTVEIVTDGPMPTLLRLLAKSGADVIPKKYFEEVGIEEFQKNPIGSGPYKYVDWKRDDRVVLEAFDDYFGDKPKWKEVVVRAIPESSTRVGELLTGGVDIATDIPPNEWDRVNGESGISLINGDTTRVMLLMLRHTEGTVTADPKVREAIDLAINEQAIVDSVLKGTAVPVQSRVPEGVLGSNPDLYDSYVYDLEKAKSLLAEAGYKDGLELTFTAPKGRYPLDGEVAQLIASMLGEAGIKVNLQLLESSAFLDVYNSKSNKELIMIGLADGLLDASYSLVHYTKERAAGQTDYYNEEVEKLFHDAGRNLNEDERVKQYQKIQEIVAEERPHIFLFQQGANYGVSDNVQFEPRLDEVINFSDITLK, translated from the coding sequence ATGAAAAAAACATTAAATTATCTAATTGTTTTATTGCTTATTTCAGCAATAGTTGTTTCTGGCTGCAGCAGTAACACTGAATCCACTGGTGGTAATACTAATGGAAAAGAAGGCAGTGAGAAAACAAGTCTGGTAATTGCGCAAAGTGCTGATATTACTACTTTAGATCCCCAGAATTCATTAAGTACCAATGGAGATCGTGTATTCAGAAATATGTTCAGCAGATTGTTTAATCGTGATAGTAAAATGGAAATTCAACCGGAACTTGTTGAAAAATATGAAAACATCGATGATGTTACCTGGCAATTTAATTTAAAAGAAGGTGTTACTTTCCATAATGGAGACCCATTAACAGCCGAAGATGTTAAGTTTAGCCTTGAAAGAGTAATGAATGATGAGTCTTTAAAGGAGTATCCTTATTTCACTCAAATTAAGGAAGTAAATTCCATTGATGAATTAACTGTTGAAATTGTGACAGATGGACCTATGCCAACGTTATTAAGGTTATTGGCAAAAAGCGGTGCGGATGTAATTCCCAAAAAGTACTTCGAGGAAGTGGGAATTGAGGAATTTCAAAAGAATCCAATTGGTTCAGGACCATACAAATATGTGGATTGGAAACGGGATGACAGAGTCGTCCTAGAAGCGTTTGATGATTATTTTGGTGATAAACCAAAATGGAAAGAAGTTGTAGTCAGGGCAATACCTGAGAGCTCTACCCGTGTAGGAGAATTGCTGACTGGGGGCGTAGATATTGCAACCGACATTCCTCCCAATGAGTGGGATCGGGTGAATGGAGAGAGCGGGATATCACTTATAAATGGGGATACAACACGTGTCATGCTTTTAATGCTTCGCCATACAGAGGGTACTGTTACCGCAGACCCAAAAGTTCGGGAAGCCATTGATCTTGCTATTAATGAGCAGGCTATTGTTGATTCTGTTTTAAAGGGAACTGCTGTACCAGTTCAATCCCGAGTACCAGAAGGCGTATTAGGATCAAATCCAGATTTATATGATTCTTATGTGTATGATTTAGAAAAAGCGAAGAGCCTTTTAGCAGAGGCAGGGTATAAAGATGGGCTGGAACTAACGTTTACAGCACCTAAGGGCAGATATCCGCTGGATGGTGAAGTAGCACAATTGATTGCGAGCATGCTAGGAGAAGCAGGAATTAAAGTGAATTTACAGCTGCTTGAGTCTAGCGCCTTCCTGGATGTATACAACTCCAAATCTAATAAAGAATTAATCATGATAGGATTGGCGGATGGCCTCCTCGATGCATCTTATTCATTAGTTCATTACACAAAAGAACGTGCAGCCGGGCAAACAGATTATTATAACGAAGAAGTGGAAAAGCTTTTCCATGATGCAGGCCGTAATCTCAATGAAGATGAGAGGGTAAAACAATATCAAAAAATACAAGAGATTGTAGCTGAAGAAAGACCTCACATTTTTCTTTTCCAGCAAGGAGCCAATTATGGGGTTAGTGATAATGTACAATTTGAACCGAGGTTGGATGAAGTCATAAACTTCTCAGATATCACTTTAAAATAA
- a CDS encoding ABC transporter permease, with amino-acid sequence MKKYLIRRFLQIIPVLFIITFVVFVLVYLAGDPVSLMLPEDASEADREALREALGLNEPFVYQYFHFIGDLITGNFGTSFRYNQEALPLVLERLPATFELAAASMLVAIIIAIPLGIYSAKKRNSFIDLFITGGSVLGKAMPNFWLGIMLILLLAVNYQLFPVSGRGSVMHMVLPAITLGTGIAAEMTRLIRSSMLEILNQDYIRTAKSKGASEMSVVFKHAFRNSLIPVVTIMGLQVSHLVSGALITETVFSWPGLGLLLVQAVNGRDMAVVQAAVFVIAILVIVVNLLTDIVYRVLDPRINYS; translated from the coding sequence TTGAAAAAGTATCTTATAAGAAGATTTCTGCAAATTATACCAGTCCTATTCATAATCACCTTTGTTGTATTTGTATTGGTATATTTGGCAGGAGACCCAGTCTCTTTAATGCTGCCTGAAGATGCGTCTGAAGCAGATAGAGAGGCTTTGAGAGAAGCCTTAGGTTTAAATGAGCCTTTTGTATATCAGTATTTCCATTTTATTGGAGATTTGATCACTGGAAATTTTGGGACATCTTTCAGATATAATCAGGAGGCATTGCCCTTGGTTTTGGAGAGGCTCCCAGCAACATTTGAATTAGCTGCAGCTTCGATGCTGGTAGCTATTATAATCGCAATACCCTTAGGAATCTATTCAGCAAAAAAGAGAAATAGCTTTATTGACTTGTTTATTACCGGAGGATCAGTACTGGGAAAAGCCATGCCGAATTTCTGGCTTGGAATCATGCTGATATTATTATTGGCCGTAAATTATCAGCTATTCCCCGTTTCCGGAAGAGGATCGGTTATGCATATGGTTTTACCTGCGATAACCCTGGGAACAGGCATCGCTGCAGAAATGACAAGGTTAATTAGATCAAGTATGTTAGAAATTTTAAATCAAGATTATATTCGTACAGCTAAAAGTAAAGGTGCAAGTGAAATGAGCGTAGTCTTTAAGCATGCCTTCCGAAATTCATTAATCCCCGTAGTAACCATAATGGGGCTGCAAGTGTCACACCTTGTCAGTGGAGCCCTAATAACTGAAACTGTCTTTTCGTGGCCAGGGTTAGGTCTGCTTTTGGTTCAAGCAGTTAATGGAAGAGATATGGCTGTCGTCCAAGCTGCCGTTTTTGTGATTGCCATATTAGTTATTGTTGTCAACCTGCTTACTGATATCGTTTATCGTGTTTTGGACCCAAGAATTAATTATTCATAG